The Thunnus thynnus chromosome 22, fThuThy2.1, whole genome shotgun sequence genome includes a window with the following:
- the LOC137174588 gene encoding putative high affinity immunoglobulin gamma Fc receptor IB, producing the protein MEVIALCIRLMLGVLVLLVAQVHHSYFAQKADAAFPRIVPDRLQFIEYETVSVHCEENDGFTRWRVKTKLNKINLTNSDCNTSAPSCTINPTFERHRGEYWCEDEEGEKSDAVNISVTAGSVILGSPAHPVLEGDDVILYCKNKKTQTQQIADFYKDGSHLRTQYMGNMTIQNVSKSDEGLYKCSISGAGESPESWLKISKQTSNEKTTDSPQSPYSRSPHLLTLLLIIVGALLVALLWLAVGLPLCRKHKGKKTTFQLITS; encoded by the exons ATGGAGGTTATAGCTCTCTGCATCAGACTGA TGTTGGGTGTGTTGGTCCTGCTGGTTGCACAAGTTCACCACAGTTACTTTGCTCAGAAAGCTG aTGCAGCTTTTCCTCGTATTGTTCCTGACAGACTACAGTTCATTGAATATGAGACTGTCTCTGTACATTGTGAGGAGAATGATGGCTTCACTAGATGGAGAGTGAAGACGAAGCTCAACAAAATCAATCTAACAAACTCTGACTGCAACACATCAGCTCCATCCTGCACCATTAATCCTACCTTTgaaagacacagaggagaaTACTGGTGTGAAgatgaagagggagaaaaaagtgATGCTGTAAATATCTCTGTCACTG CTGGTTCTGTGATCCTGGGGAGTCCTGCCCATCCTGTGTTGGAGGGAGATGATGTGATTCTGTAttgtaaaaacaagaaaactcaGACACAGCAAATAGCAGATTTCTACAAAGATGGCTCCCATCTCAGGACTCAGTATATGGGCAACATGACCATCCAAAATGTTTCCAAGTCTGATGAAGGACTCTACAAGTGCAGCATCTCTGGAGCTGGAGAATCACCAGAGAGCTGGCTGAAGATttcaaaacaaa CATCTAATGAAAAGACTACTGACAGTCCTCAAAGTCCCTACAGTCGCTCCCCTCACCTCCTCACCCTGCTGTTGATCATTGTCGGTGCTTTATTGGTGGCTCTGCTGTGGTTGGCAGTGGGACTACCTCTTTGTAGGAAACACAAAGgtaagaaaacaacatttcagtTAATTACTTCATGA